Proteins encoded together in one Rhipicephalus sanguineus isolate Rsan-2018 chromosome 9, BIME_Rsan_1.4, whole genome shotgun sequence window:
- the LOC119405403 gene encoding neural Wiskott-Aldrich syndrome protein produces MLCRVGPRNFEFRPREPNRPNLDPETEAEKQQDRENLDPQRPGQPQKGAAHHKRLRAGAQLPRQNRNHARGDQRNESPLQRVQHQLQQLQLQQPQLKEEQAQHQQQRAQRHQKERAPAEGHSGTAQQHRATGRHIGTAAEDTAERGNGRTPDGTLRLPCSAHRYATSTSATPLPRPPSSPGANGQPPPYPPLGPSSWPPSLPPPQNQEALQHFSNFLGPRWSHNLPPPHPQAMPLPPSPQQLLLFPCGPPSEPPFSAMPSQPVFLGVLCSDDPSQQWHTPSPHWGHEVESVPSQDYRISERAFSPHTQPAVSL; encoded by the exons ATGCTATGCAG GGTTGGGCCTAGGAACTTCGAGTTCCGGCCGCGGGAGCCGAATCGGCCGAATCTGGACCCAGAGACGGAGGCGGAGAAGCAGCAGGATCGGGAGAACCTGGACCCACAGCGGCCAGGCCAGCCGCAGAAGGGCGCCGCGCACCATAAGAGACTACGAGCCGGAGCGCAGCTGCCGCGACAGAACAGAAACCACGCGCGAGGGGACCAGCGGAATGAGTCGCCACTTCAGAGAGTTCAGCACCAGCTCCAACAGCTGCAGCTCCAACAGCCACAGCTTAAAGAGGAACAGGCGCAGCACCAACAGCagcgcgcgcagcgccaccagaAAGAGCGTGCGCCAGCCGAGG GCCATTCTGGTACCGCACAGCAGCATCGCGCCACCGGGCGTCACATAGGCACAGCCGCGGAGGACACTGCAGAACGTGGCAACGGACGTACTCCAGATGGAACCCTGCGGCTTCCTTGTTCCGCGCACAGATACGCCACCAGCACAAGTGCCACGCCGCTCCCTCGGCCACCCTCGTCTCCTGGCGCCAACGGCCAGCCGCCACCCTACCCT CCATTGGGTCCATCGTCATGGCCTCCAAGCCTACCACCTCCACAAAATCAAGAGGCGCTGCAACATTTCAGCAACTTCCTCGGACCAAGGTGGTCCCACAACCTCCCGCCGCCGCACCCGCAGGCCATGCCTCTGCCACCATCACCGCAGCAGCTGCTGCTATTTCCCTGTGGACCCCCTTCGGAGCCGCCATTCAGTGCGATGCCTAGCCAGCCAGTCTTCCTCGGAGTGCTGTGCAGTGACGACCCATCGCAACAGTGGCACACCCCGTCACCACACTGGGGCCACGAGGTTGAGTCTGTACCGTCCCAAGATTATAGAATCTCCGAAAGAGCTTTTTCCCCCCACACCCAGCCCGCCGTTTCCTTGTGA